TGGACCATGAAAGCATGGGGCGACACTCCCTTTTTCTCAGCTGCGGCAATAGCTCGTTGCTTGAGTTCGTCAGAAAGCTTTAGTGATGTGGTGGCCATTGGTTTGCACCTCTTGAATTGATAGTGCCACCAGAGTAACACCTCCGCACCGTGCGATGCAAATCTACAATATCTGTCAGTAATCATTGTTTTTTATGAATGATAAAGGCCGTTATCAATTATAAATGTGGGAATAAAAACCTTATCCATCTCTGACTTCTTGCTATTTCTTTATCGTCATCTATAAACGAAACGAGGTAGGCGATTCGTTGCCAAACTTTTACTCAAGATTATCCTGAGCAGGCGGACGGCGTGGACCGGGTGACCGAAGGGCCGGCGATAGCGCCAGGGAATCGTGTGTCGCTTCACACGGATGAGTTCGGCGGTTGTCGATCTTGAAGGTTCGCCATGCGGAATGCAGCGCTGCACCGGACCCGGCCGCCTAATTCGGTTTCCGCCACTCGCCGGCTTTTCGTCATGCTGCAGGTGATGCGCGGCCGGCTGATGAGCTTATTCGTCAGCCTCATACAAATAAGGAGATTTTCATGTCAGAAAGAATCAATCTTGGTAAATCCGCTCCAGCGCTTTACCAGGCAATCATGGGCCTTGAGAAGCTGTCGGCTGAGGCCATTGCGTCGGCAAACATTCCGGCCGGCTTTGCACATCTGTTGCGTCTTCGTGCATCCCAACTCAACCAGTGCGCATACTGTGTGAGGATGCATACTCGAGATGCCCTGTCCAGTGGGGAGTCAACCGATCGCATCAGTGTCTTGCCAGCCTGGCGGGAAAGTGGGTATTTCACCGAAAAGGAACGCTCATCATTGGCATTGGTGGAAGCAATAACACTGATCTCTGACGGGCAAGTGCCAGATGCCATCTATGAGCAAGCAGCAGCCAATCTGTCAAAGGATGAAATATCGGCTGTCGAGTGGCTTTCAATAGTCATCAATGCCTGGAATCGTATTGCCACTTCCAGCCGTTACCCTGTCAAGCCGTGAGCATGGCCGGCAGTTCATTCAGCCAAAGCCGCTGCTCGGCTCGGTTTAAGTCAGGCGTCGGGAATGGTAAATTCCACCTAGCAGGAGAGAAATGTAGTGAAACAGTATCGGATCTTGGTGCTAGGTGGTTCCGGGCGCGCGCAGGCTCGCAGCCTTTCGAAGCAGCTAGCTGATGAAGTCACTCGGTCCGTGCGACATCCAGCAAGAAAGTGACACAGAAGGCTGGAGGAAAGGTTGAGCGGATTCATGCGGACCTTCCAAGGACGAAGGAATGACAAGTGCCTTTGAAGGGATGATCGCGTTTTTGATGGCGCCCGCCGAAGGCCCTGTGTGGAACTCCGGCTCAAGCTTGGTCTGTGGCCTGGATATTGGAGGCTGGTGGCGGCTGGAGAGGGAAAGGCGCAAATCGGCGGGGGAACCCTGCGCACCATGAAATGAAGAAAAAATAGCAACAACTGCAAATAATCAAAATCCTGACGATGAGAAATATACGATGAACTATTTCCTGGCTGTATTCTTGGGCTTGACCGGCGTTCTGTTCACCCATCAATCTCAGGCAAGTGATCTTGCGACCAAAACCTATGCAACTTACGTCAATAAAACCGGGGAAATTAGTCTGCCCGCAAACTACAGACACCATTGGAGTCATTTGGGCTCATGGGCGGTTAATGATGCCAAGGCGCCGGGCTACGGTTTCCACGATGTTTACACCCAGCCGGAGGTAGTCAAGGCATTCCTTGAAACCGGCCAGTTTCCCGATGGCGCAGTTTTAATCAAGGAAGTCCGCAAGATGAACTCACGGACGTTGACCACTGGACCGGCGGTATGGGCAGGCGATATATCCGTATGGTTTGTGATGATCAAGGATACAAAAGGTCGTTTTAAAGGCAATGCCAACTGGGGGGAAGGTTGGGGATGGGCGCTGTTTGAAGCCGAAAACCGAAAAATTAATACATCCAAAGGTTACCTGGAAAGCTGTCTCCCCTGCCATGTGCCGGCAAAACACACCGGTTGGGTATATATCGAAGGCTACCCCACCCTCAAACCAGAATAAACACTGGAGAACCATTTTGGACAAAAATAATAGCGAGCAGCAACTCTGGATTATCAACATGAAGGTAGCGAAAACTGGCGGCTGTGGTGCCTTATCTTGCCGAGCGAGCCTGGGGCCTGGTGCGGGAGGATTACGCCCGGTGAAACGGGGCGCAGGATGGGCGATGAACTGGGCGTTCACCTGTCCATGCTTTTCCGAAGAGTATGCCTTCTGATCCGCGATTAAAATAGCGGTGAAGGCATCCTGCGGTGGATTTGTATCGTTTAATTTACACCAACGAAGGAGAACACCATGTTTACTAGATTTCTCTGCGGAGTTGCCCTCGCAGTTCTCTCGGTGAGTGCAACATCTGCCGATAACTTGCCTGCTGATAAGTCCAAGGTAACGGTCGTCTTTGATCACGTTCTTCCGAATGTGCCCGGCAAGAGCCTGAAAGGCGTGCTCGTCGAATATCAGCCGGGTGGCTCATCGCCAGCACATACCCATCCAAAGTCGGCTTTCATCTACGCAACGGTCCTGGAGGGGGAAATTCGCAGCAAAGTCAATGACGGTCCGGAAAAGGTGTATCGCGCCGGCGAGAACTTCGCCGAACTACCCGGCGATCGTCATGGCGTCAGCGCAAATAACAGCAAGACCCAACCTGCACGCCTGCTGGCCGTCTTTGTCGTCGATACCAACGAAAAAAATATCGTCACGAACGATAAGTAGTGAAAGAACGGAGTCTTGCGATCACGCACCCAGCCCTAAAGAATAAGGCTGGATTGTGGGAGGGAATAAAGGGGTTAAACCGGTCAAACACCGATAACGTCAACCAATAACGTCAAGAATACGTCAGCTGTCGGATCGGATTTCACGGTTCGGCATCTCACCTGCCTGTCCCGGAAACTGAGAAGAGGAAATCTCATGAGCGCGCTAAAGTGAAGCTCCGGATCATCGCGTCCACATGATATCCGTCTCTCGGGACTAGTTCAGAAACCTCTAAATAAGTTCGATGTAGAGGGTACTTTAGTGTATTAGTTTGGATTTGATCTGACAAACAATGTCAGATTCGAACTGCCGCCAAGTACTAGGAAGCGGCCCTCAGGTGCTGGAAACAATAAGCCACAGGGCGCTCTGCCCCTTTGTGGCTCGGCATCAAACTCTGCTTAGGCATTATCAGGACAAGGCTAATCAGCAAATTTTCGATAACTCCCGTATCGTTATGAATCTGCTGATCACCCCTGCGGCGGGGCCAAAAAGTCCAAATTCCGCAACTAAATTGGAAGTAATGGTTTTGAAGGCCGATGACCATTGCCCAGGAGGCAGATTGCCGAGCCGGAACTTCTCGTAAGTGGGTGTGAAGCTCAGCGCCTTCTTGTGCGCTAATTTAAATAGCGTGCAATTCGTTCGAGCAAAGACACATGGGATGACAAAGAAGCCATCGAGGTACATCTGCCCTTATGCTTGGGGTGGTAAATTCTTATGCAGTTGCTCGCCCGCACGCTAAAAAGCCGATGAAGCCAAGGCCTACCAACAGCATTGCATACATCTCGGGTTCTGGAACTGCTCCCACCGCAGCCAATTGCCCATGGTCATTGATGGCAGTAGCGTTGCTAAAGTAAGCAAAACCGGTCGGTGGGTTCATTACGGAGGTAAGATCGGTCATACCTACGCCATCAGGGCCGGTGATGAAGGCGTGGAGATGCCCGTTGTCAGTCTGGGAGTCCCCTACCACCTGTCCTGCCTCGTTGATCCCGTAAGCCGAGCTAAAGTCCCCACCGAGTGTGCCTAGATCGGTCACGCCTACGCCATCAGGGCCCGTGATGAAGGCATGGAACGGCCCGCTGGCAGTAGTACCCACCACCCGACCCGCGTCGTTGATCCCGGAAGCTCGGCTGTGGCCAAGGTCGGTCATGCCTACGCCATCAGGGCCGGTGATGAAGGCGTGGAGTTCCCATTTTTCAGTCCAGGATTCCCCCACCACCTGCCCCGCGTCGTTGATCCCGTAAGCCCAGCTATAGTCGGTACCGAGTGTGCCGAGACCGGTCATGCCTTCGCCATCAGGGCCGGTGGTGAAGGCATGGGTTGGCCCGTAGTCAGTAGCGGAGTACCCCACCACCTGCCCCGCGTCGTTAATCCCGGAAGCCTGGCTATAGTCTCCACCGAGTGTACCGAGATCGGTCATGCCTTCGCCATCAGAACCCGTGATGAACGCATGATACCCCCCTCCCCCTTTGCCAGTCCAGAAAGACCCTACCACCCGCCCCATGTCGTTGATCCCGTAACGGTACCTATCGACTCCACCAGGAGTGTGCCAAGGTCGGTTGCTTCCTTGCTGTTAAGGTCAACGAATAAAGCACGCTCCTGGGCGAGGGCGGAAGATGCGAACCCAATAGTTAGGACTGCGGCCAGGATCGAGCTTTGAATTTTAGGGCTATGGGTAATTTTCATGATTTTTTCCTCGGTTAGAGAGGGTTTTTAGAGATTCGGCGCTTTTCTCATTTGATGAAGCGTGCGTACAACGCGGTCCCCTGCGTCAAAGATACCTGCCCGGCTACCATTTCTCACAATCCAGCTTAGATCAATCAAGGGAAAAGTATAGGAGCCGAGCGGCCTAGCCAGCGGAGGAATCTACTCCCGGTTTCACAAACACAGCAGTAGCGATGGACTGTTTTATATCGAAAGCAGTAACTTGAATCTGACAGCCAGGGCCGGATCAAATCTCGACTACGACACTTTGTATGAGTTTGGATTTGATCGGACAAACAATGTCATATTCGAACTGCCGCCAAGTGCCGGGAAGCGGCCCTCAGGCGTTCGAAACAATAAGCCGCGAGGACGCCCCTGCCCCCTGTGGCTCGGCATCAAAGACTGCTTAAGCAGTCTTGCGGCCGCGCGCGATAAAGCCCAGCAGACCCAGACCCGGCGGGCAGAGTTTCGGCCAGACAATTGAAGTGGATGGGAAGAACCTGACTGGACGCGTTGGACTGGCCCGGTTTGATGACCGTACCGCAGTCATTTCCTGGACTACAGCGCCAGACCTGGTCACGATGAAATCCACCTGGTTGCGTCCTTCTTTCAGCACTGCAGCAGGACATCGAACACCTTTCCCATCAGTTTCAATGTTTCCAGGTCTACATTCCTAGCGACTGGACTTGGCCTTTGGCCTTCGAGTCAGCAATATCCTTGGAGCGGCTATGACCGCCCAGCCTCCTAGCGCAACGCTCACAGTATGGAGCTAGGGTAATGCATCCGAAGGCCTCTGGATCTCCTTCGCACCACCATATTCCATAGCCTTCACGACCTCGTCCGTCGACAGCACCGCATGTGCGAGAAACGCGAAGTTGATGAGCGCCGCCGTGTAGCCGTAGCCCCACTCAGGATGTCGCGGCGCCGCCGTGGCGTCTTTTGCGACGGCTACTTCGAAGCCCTGCTCGAGCAAATCGCGGAGGTGAGATTCGACGCACATGTTCGCCAGCATCCCGCCGAGAATGACTTTGCCCATACGGCGCTTGCGCAGTTGCAGGACGAGATCGTTGGTCTGTGGACTAAAGACCCTATGGGGACTGACAACTACAGTCTTGTCGTCCTCGATGTAAGGCTTGAATCGCTCGAGCCAGTCGGCGCCCGACCCGGAGAAGCCGTCGAGACTTAATCTTCCATTGCGAGCGAACATCTTGGTCTCAGCCTCATCAGCTTCAAGCGGGCCGTTGAACTTCCATCCACTATCGCTGGGAAAGAAGTAATGTGGCGAAATGAAGACTTCGTATCCATTCTCTTTCGCCGCCTTGAAGATGCGCTCCATATTCTCGACGGTCTTGTTCTCCGTGACGCTTTCGCCGACGAACCTCCAGGCGAGCCCTTTATCGTTCAGCACCTCATTTTGCGGGTCGACAAAAACCACGGCGGTGTCATTCCTATCAATGTTCATGGTTACCTCCTTTTTTTGGCGGTCGAGCGTGCGATTGGGGCAGCATTGCGCCACGGCCCGGCCCCCGGAACCGCTGAAAAAACCGAAAAAGCTGTGAGAAGAGCTCCATTCACTTAGTCTGCACCTTGATCCCATGCGGCCTGAGTTCCTGCTGCAACCGCAAACGGCGAAAGAACTAGCAGTGGAAAATCCGCGACGAACTCGTCCGCGCCGCGCTGATCACAACTTGACTGAAAGTAGATCACTCATCCCAACGCGGTGTAGCATCTCGGCGCGTACACGGTCTAGCATTGGATTGACAACCATAGAACCATCGTTGGTAAAGTCCACCCCTACACGAAACGGACGTTTTCCCCGTGGGGCGTTGATAATATCGACCATCGCATCGGCAACTTTAGACACATCGGCATCCTCAGGTACGATCGAAGCAAACGCCTTCTGCACCTGCTCGCCGAAGCCCCCGAACGGCCCATTTTCGTAGGCGGCAACCGTATCTTTGTCGTCTGGAGAGGAGGCATGGGCGAAGTGATTGGTCCCCTTCGTGAAGGCTCCCGGAACGACGATGCTTGTTTCAATGCCCCATCGAGTGAGTTCCTTGGCATAGGCCACTGCAAGCGCATCCATACCAGCCTTCGCGGCAAAGTATGCTCCAAGATATGGAGGTGTGCCGCCCGCCGCGCTGCTGCTCGAATTCCAGATCACTAGCCCACTCTTCTGGGCGCGCATGATCGGAAGGACCGCTCGGTTGACTCGCTGAGTACTCACGACGTTGATGTCGTACTCGCTCGCGATTTGCTCCGGCGTGTAAGCCTCCAGAGGACCAAAGGTCATGTGTCCGGCGTTGTGGATCACCACGTCAAGACGTCCGGCTTGCCTGAGCAATTCGGCTACCGCGGCCTTTGCCGAGTTCTCCGAACTCACGTCTAGCTCCAGCGCACGAACGTCGACCTTGTTATCCTTTGCGAACTGCTCGTACTCCTTTACGACCGGAGCGTTGCGGCCAGTTGCTTCTCGCAAACTGGCAAAGACGGTATGGCCCGCCTTGGTCAGCGCCATGGCCGCCAGCTTTCCAAACCCACTGGATGCGCCGGTGATCAGAATAACTTGCTTCATGATAATCCTCGTCTCCTGTAGATTCACGTTGCCGCTGAAAAATTGGAATTGACGCAGATCTATGCAAATCCGCCGTTAACCCGGAGGATCTGCCCGTTGACCCAGCTGCCATCCTTACCGGCCAGGAAAGCGACGACCCCCGCAATCTCATCGGGCTCGCCGATGCGTCCCAGCGGCGTGGATTTTCCCATCGCCGCGATTTGCTCTTGGGTCTTGCCCTGTGTGAAAAGCTCCGTAGCGACGGGACCAGGTGCGACGGCGTTGACCGTGATCCTGCGTCCACCCAACTCATTCGCAAGGACTCGTGTTAGGCCTTCCACCCCACACTTCGAGGCAATGTATGCCCCATAACCGGGAAAATTTTTCGCGACAACACTGCTTGAAAACAAGACGATGCGGCCACCGTCGACAACGTGATGGGCGGCCTCACTCAGGACCAGATAGCTACCGCGAAGATTCGTCGCGATTACCTTGTCAAATGCATCGATATGCTCTGTCGCTATCGGAGCCAGCGGCATGATGCCGGCGCAGTTAACAACAATGACGATTTCGCCGAACTTGGTCTTCGCCTGTTCGAAGAGCTGATTAACCTCGTCCGCCTTCGAAATATCCGCGCGTACGGAGTCAGCCTTTCCGCCGCTGTCAATGATGGTTTTCACCACAGCGTCGGCTTTTGCGGCGTTCCCCGAATAGTGCACAACAACGGAAAATCCGTCCTTTGCCAGCCGTTCTGCAACTCCCTGCCCGATGCCTCCGGACGCGCCCGTTACGATTGCGGTTCCTGTCATTTCAAACTCCTGGCTATTTTAATTTGCATATTGATTTTCTAATCCCTAAATCATAGGGGTAGCGTGCACATAGCTGCAAAATCCGCCCACGTAATTTTCAATCCCGAAAACCGACCTACTGGTTAAATATACTTACGCTGCCAACACAAAATCAGCTTCGAGTGGGCCGGAGATCTCTCATGCCGACGCCGTTGGGTCCAGTAATAAAGCATGATAATTACCGGCGGGGGTGTAGGAGTATCCCGCTACTTGCCCCGAATCATTGATAGCAGAGCCGAAACCAAAATCCAAAGTACCGAGACTTGTCACCTGCCGGGTGTTGAGGTCAACAAGATCCGATTGTTGGGCAGCGGCAGGAAATACAAAACCGAAACCGGCACTTACTGCTGCGGCGAAGATAAGGCTGGGGATTTTAAAGGTATGGGCATTTTTCATCATGAATTCCTCTTTTTTCAACAAAAGGATGGAATGCCAAGCTACTTGAAAACAATATCTTGCTCTAAAGATAGATAAGAGATTGAAAGTTATCAAGGCCGGGATGGGCGTCAATCCGGTTATTGATCTGCCTGATAAGTTGGTTCTTAAGCAAGCGCTCGGCGTCAATAATTCATGTCAAGTCATCCCGATCGCAATCATCCCGACGACGGGTATGCGGGGGGACGAGCCACGGAAACAAACTTCCCGAAGCCGGACCATTCTCGAACACGGTATTGCTAATTTAAGCTTGTGCACCTGATTGCTGTAAAGCGGAGGGCAATTCTGCCCGGCTCGCAAATTATCAGACCCGCCCCTCTTGTAATGGGAATATCCGGGGCGTAGAATGAAAAGTAGACTAATCGGTCTACTATTCAAAAATGGGTTTGCAGATTGCAAGGGAATGAATTGGTCAAAGCACCTCTCAAATCGGCGCAGGAAAAGCTGCTCCTGGCCGCCCGCCGCTTGTTCTGCCGGGCCGGAATACATGCAACGGGTATCTCGCAGATTCTTGAGGAAGCAGGTGTGGCCCGCCGCAGCCTCTATACGCACTACGGTTCGAAAGAAAATCTGCTCAAGGCAGTGTTGGATACGGAAGCCAACATGTGGTTTCACTGGTTCGATCTGGATCTGCCTGGTCTGAAGTGTTCTAACAAAGATCGCATCCTCGCCCTGTTCGGCCTGCTGGAGAACTGGTTCGAGAAGGAAGACTTCTTCGGTTGTGTATTCATTAATGCTGTAGCGGAACGTGAAAAGGATAGTGCCTGGGTAAAGGATGTGGCCGGTGCATATCGGGACCAGATAATTGAACGACTCAGGGCACTGGTTGTGGAAGGCGGGGCCATGGACCCAGAGATTACTACCCAGAAACTGGGCCTGATCATTGAGGGAGCAATCATAACTGCGATGGTCACCCAGAACAGCAAGGCCGCCCATATCGCACGGCTTGCGGCCGAGGATGTCCTGCGATGCATAGAGTGCTCCACTTCTCTACCGGGAAACTCCATATTGTCTGCTACTGCCATCACGCATGACTCTTTTCATGCTCCTTCTGATGGTGGCGGCAATTTGATTATTGGATCGAAGACCTGATTGTTCCTGATCGCTAACAGAGGAGTACTTCACATGAAATTTCAACAGTTACGAAATGCAACAATCATTATCGAATATGCGGGGAAAAAATTCCTGATTGATCCCATGCTGGCAGAAAAGGGAGCGTTTCCTGGATTTGAAGGTACTATTAATAGTCATGTAGCCAATCCCCTGGTGCATCTTCCTATTCCGCTGGACGAGATCCTT
The window above is part of the Nitrosospira sp. Is2 genome. Proteins encoded here:
- a CDS encoding carboxymuconolactone decarboxylase family protein; this translates as MSERINLGKSAPALYQAIMGLEKLSAEAIASANIPAGFAHLLRLRASQLNQCAYCVRMHTRDALSSGESTDRISVLPAWRESGYFTEKERSSLALVEAITLISDGQVPDAIYEQAAANLSKDEISAVEWLSIVINAWNRIATSSRYPVKP
- a CDS encoding cytochrome P460 family protein; this encodes MNYFLAVFLGLTGVLFTHQSQASDLATKTYATYVNKTGEISLPANYRHHWSHLGSWAVNDAKAPGYGFHDVYTQPEVVKAFLETGQFPDGAVLIKEVRKMNSRTLTTGPAVWAGDISVWFVMIKDTKGRFKGNANWGEGWGWALFEAENRKINTSKGYLESCLPCHVPAKHTGWVYIEGYPTLKPE
- a CDS encoding cupin domain-containing protein, whose protein sequence is MFTRFLCGVALAVLSVSATSADNLPADKSKVTVVFDHVLPNVPGKSLKGVLVEYQPGGSSPAHTHPKSAFIYATVLEGEIRSKVNDGPEKVYRAGENFAELPGDRHGVSANNSKTQPARLLAVFVVDTNEKNIVTNDK
- a CDS encoding PEP-CTERM sorting domain-containing protein, producing the protein MGRVVGSFWTGKGGGGYHAFITGSDGEGMTDLGTLGGDYSQASGINDAGQVVGYSATDYGPTHAFTTGPDGEGMTGLGTLGTDYSWAYGINDAGQVVGESWTEKWELHAFITGPDGVGMTDLGHSRASGINDAGRVVGTTASGPFHAFITGPDGVGVTDLGTLGGDFSSAYGINEAGQVVGDSQTDNGHLHAFITGPDGVGMTDLTSVMNPPTGFAYFSNATAINDHGQLAAVGAVPEPEMYAMLLVGLGFIGFLACGRATA
- a CDS encoding cysteine hydrolase, with translation MNIDRNDTAVVFVDPQNEVLNDKGLAWRFVGESVTENKTVENMERIFKAAKENGYEVFISPHYFFPSDSGWKFNGPLEADEAETKMFARNGRLSLDGFSGSGADWLERFKPYIEDDKTVVVSPHRVFSPQTNDLVLQLRKRRMGKVILGGMLANMCVESHLRDLLEQGFEVAVAKDATAAPRHPEWGYGYTAALINFAFLAHAVLSTDEVVKAMEYGGAKEIQRPSDALP
- a CDS encoding SDR family oxidoreductase produces the protein MKQVILITGASSGFGKLAAMALTKAGHTVFASLREATGRNAPVVKEYEQFAKDNKVDVRALELDVSSENSAKAAVAELLRQAGRLDVVIHNAGHMTFGPLEAYTPEQIASEYDINVVSTQRVNRAVLPIMRAQKSGLVIWNSSSSAAGGTPPYLGAYFAAKAGMDALAVAYAKELTRWGIETSIVVPGAFTKGTNHFAHASSPDDKDTVAAYENGPFGGFGEQVQKAFASIVPEDADVSKVADAMVDIINAPRGKRPFRVGVDFTNDGSMVVNPMLDRVRAEMLHRVGMSDLLSVKL
- a CDS encoding SDR family oxidoreductase, translating into MTGTAIVTGASGGIGQGVAERLAKDGFSVVVHYSGNAAKADAVVKTIIDSGGKADSVRADISKADEVNQLFEQAKTKFGEIVIVVNCAGIMPLAPIATEHIDAFDKVIATNLRGSYLVLSEAAHHVVDGGRIVLFSSSVVAKNFPGYGAYIASKCGVEGLTRVLANELGGRRITVNAVAPGPVATELFTQGKTQEQIAAMGKSTPLGRIGEPDEIAGVVAFLAGKDGSWVNGQILRVNGGFA
- a CDS encoding TetR/AcrR family transcriptional regulator encodes the protein MVKAPLKSAQEKLLLAARRLFCRAGIHATGISQILEEAGVARRSLYTHYGSKENLLKAVLDTEANMWFHWFDLDLPGLKCSNKDRILALFGLLENWFEKEDFFGCVFINAVAEREKDSAWVKDVAGAYRDQIIERLRALVVEGGAMDPEITTQKLGLIIEGAIITAMVTQNSKAAHIARLAAEDVLRCIECSTSLPGNSILSATAITHDSFHAPSDGGGNLIIGSKT